One segment of Variovorax sp. PAMC28562 DNA contains the following:
- a CDS encoding histidine phosphatase family protein: MGTLYFVRHGQASFGALDYDNLSDLGIRQAVRLGEYWRERGVKFDAVITGTLKRHVQTWNGIAEGLGIERDDVLPWPGLNEYDSEAIIATIHPEKLEKADSPEMYRHHFRLLRTGLAAWMQGKTEPVGMPSYIDFLAGVTTALDHVRDRHHGAKVLVVSSGGPISTAVGHVLGTSPETTIELNMRIRNTSITEFAFTPKRHMLVTYNTLPHLDGPDYESWVTYA; the protein is encoded by the coding sequence ATGGGAACCCTCTACTTCGTGCGCCACGGACAAGCAAGCTTCGGGGCGTTGGACTACGACAACTTGAGCGATTTGGGAATCCGTCAGGCCGTGCGGCTTGGCGAGTACTGGCGCGAACGGGGCGTGAAGTTCGACGCGGTGATCACCGGAACGCTCAAGCGCCATGTCCAGACATGGAACGGCATCGCCGAGGGTTTGGGCATCGAGCGCGACGACGTGCTGCCGTGGCCGGGGCTGAACGAGTACGACAGCGAGGCCATCATTGCGACGATTCACCCGGAGAAGCTTGAAAAAGCCGATTCACCGGAGATGTACCGCCATCATTTCCGGCTACTTCGCACTGGCCTCGCCGCGTGGATGCAGGGCAAGACCGAGCCGGTCGGCATGCCCAGCTACATCGACTTTCTGGCGGGTGTCACGACCGCGCTAGACCACGTGCGAGACAGGCACCATGGCGCCAAGGTGCTGGTGGTGTCGAGCGGTGGGCCGATCAGCACGGCGGTCGGCCACGTATTGGGGACCAGCCCCGAGACGACGATCGAGCTCAACATGCGCATTCGGAACACCTCGATCACAGAGTTCGCGTTCACACCGAAGCGCCACATGCTGGTCACCTACAACACGCTGCCGCACCTCGACGGGCCGGACTACGAGAGTTGGGTTACGTACGCCTGA
- a CDS encoding DUF4124 domain-containing protein produces the protein MRRARSTWSTSRPRGAYCADAVHASRRQWLMACAAVLAAVSVGSVQAQVQRCTDENGKVSFSDALCDGNRAVKVFSSGSTASQQWKPEGYRAPLPMVPPPNARPVQVRQIR, from the coding sequence ATGCGGCGCGCGCGGTCGACCTGGTCTACATCACGGCCGAGGGGCGCGTACTGCGCTGATGCCGTGCACGCGTCGCGGAGGCAGTGGCTTATGGCGTGCGCAGCTGTACTCGCAGCCGTCAGCGTCGGCAGCGTTCAAGCGCAGGTGCAGCGATGCACCGACGAGAACGGCAAGGTTTCGTTTTCGGACGCGTTATGCGACGGCAACCGCGCTGTCAAAGTCTTCAGTTCGGGGTCGACGGCAAGCCAGCAGTGGAAGCCGGAGGGCTATCGTGCGCCGCTGCCGATGGTTCCACCACCGAACGCCCGACCTGTGCAGGTTCGTCAAATACGATGA